Part of the Thiobacter sp. AK1 genome is shown below.
ACCAGATCCAGAACAAGCTGTTCGAGTCCACCGTGGCGGTCAAGCGCACCGACATCGAGGACGACAACGTGGGCATCTACACGCCCATGTTTTCCGAGCAGGGCCGCGCCGCAGCCGCCTTCCCCGACCAACTGGTGTTCCAGCTGCTGGCCGCTGGTGAGACCACCCTGTGCTACGACGGGCAGAATTTCTTCGACACCGACCACCCGGTCTACCCGAACGTGGACGGCACGGGCACGGCGACGCTCGTCTCCAACCTGCAAGCGGGCACGGGCACGCCGTGGTATCTGCTCGATACCAGCCGCGCGCTCAAGCCGCTGATCTTCCAGGAACGCACCACCCCCGAGCTGGAAGCTATGACCGCCACCAACGACGAAGGCGTGTTCATGCGCGACGAATACCGCTACGGCATCCGCTACCGCTGCAATGCGGGCTTCGGCTTCTGGCAGATGGCTTATAAGAGCAAGGCCGCGCTCGACGCCACCAACTTCAACGCCGCGCTCGCCGCCATGCAAAGCCTCAAGGCCGACGGCGGCCGCCCGCTGGGCATCACACCCACGGTGCTGGTGGTGCCGCCCACCCTGCGCGCTGCGGCCATCGAGCTGGTGAAGAACGAGCGCCTGGCCAATGGCGCGAGCAACCCCAACTTCGGCGTGGTCGACCTGATCGTCTCGCCGTGGCTGGCCTGATCGGGGGATTGAGTGATGGCGAGCAAAAAGCCTGAGGCCGCCGCCACCGTGCGCCTGATGGTGCGCACTGTCGCCGCGCATGGCGAACGCACCCGCTACCGGGCGGGGCTTGGCCCCTTCACCCGCGAGGCCGTTGCGGTGCAGGCCACGCCCGAGCAGGCCGAGGCACTGCGCGCCGACCCGGCGCTGGACGTGACCGAGGCCGCGCAGGAGTAAGCCGTGCCCTATGCCACGCTCGCCGAGCTCAAGCTGCGCTACGGGGCAGATCGCATGAGCGACCTGACCGACCGCGATGGCGACGGCATCGGCGACGACCCGCAGATCGCGCAGGCGCTGGCCGATGCCAGCGACGAGATCGACGGGTATCTGGCTGCGCGCTATCAGCTCCCTCTGCCGACCGTGCCGAGTCTGCTTGTGCGCATCGCCTGCGACATCGCTGTCTACCGGCTGCTCTCGCTGCGCCGCATGGGTGACATCGAGGATGCGCGCCGGCGCTACGAGGATGCCAGGCGATTGCTGGAAAGCCTGGCGAAGGGCACCGTGGCGCTGGGGCTGCCAGCAAGCCTGCCCGATGCCGCGCAGCCGCAGCCGAGTCTGGCGGCAGCCGCCGTCGGTGCGGCGCGGACGTTCTCGCGTTCCGGCACGGAGGGCTACTGATGATTCTCGCCGCCGAGCAAGCCATTGTCGCGCGCCTGAAAGCGGCGCTTGCGCCGCTGCCGGTGGAGGCGCTGCCCTCGCGCGGCTATCGCTTCGCCTCCGGCAAGGGAGCGGCGGTGGTCTCGGCGATGGCGCTCGATGCTGGCGGCGTGGAGGATACCGGCGCGTCGGTGCAGGGC
Proteins encoded:
- a CDS encoding Mu-like prophage major head subunit gpT family protein, with the protein product MAIITPALIASLRTGFSKAFQDSLTATPTDWAKVATKVPSSSASNTYGWLGQWPGFREWVGDRVVKDMAAQAYQIQNKLFESTVAVKRTDIEDDNVGIYTPMFSEQGRAAAAFPDQLVFQLLAAGETTLCYDGQNFFDTDHPVYPNVDGTGTATLVSNLQAGTGTPWYLLDTSRALKPLIFQERTTPELEAMTATNDEGVFMRDEYRYGIRYRCNAGFGFWQMAYKSKAALDATNFNAALAAMQSLKADGGRPLGITPTVLVVPPTLRAAAIELVKNERLANGASNPNFGVVDLIVSPWLA
- a CDS encoding gp436 family protein is translated as MPYATLAELKLRYGADRMSDLTDRDGDGIGDDPQIAQALADASDEIDGYLAARYQLPLPTVPSLLVRIACDIAVYRLLSLRRMGDIEDARRRYEDARRLLESLAKGTVALGLPASLPDAAQPQPSLAAAAVGAARTFSRSGTEGY